One Falco naumanni isolate bFalNau1 chromosome 13, bFalNau1.pat, whole genome shotgun sequence DNA segment encodes these proteins:
- the IRS1 gene encoding LOW QUALITY PROTEIN: insulin receptor substrate 1 (The sequence of the model RefSeq protein was modified relative to this genomic sequence to represent the inferred CDS: deleted 1 base in 1 codon), which yields MASPTDNNEGFFSDVRKVGYLRKPKSMHKRFFVLRAASESGPARLEYYENEKKWRHKSGAPKRSIPLESCFNINKRADSKNKHLVALYTKDEHFAIAADSEPEQESWYQALLQLHNRAKGHHHLHHHHHHHHSDVTFGGSSVGLGEAGEDSYGEVAPGPAFKEVWQVILKPKGLGQTKNLIGIYRLCLTNKTISFVKLNSDAAAVVLQLLNIRRCGHSENFFFIEVGRSAVTGPGEFWMQVDDSVVAQNMHETILEAMRAMSEEFRPRSKSQSSSNCSNPISVPLRSRHHVNNPPPSQVGLSRRSRTESVTATSPAGGGGGGTGGKPSSFRVRASSDGEGTMSRPASVDGSPVSPSANRTHSHRHRGNSRLHPPLNHSRSIPMPSSRCSPSATSPVSLSSSSTSGHGSTSDCLFPRRSSASVSGSPSDGGFISSDEYGSSPCDFRSSFRSVTPDSLGHTPPARGDEELNYICMGGKATSSCCSLAAPNGHFVPRSCHPQQQSRYPGTPCCPRGGSEEVADLEKAFRKRTHSAGTSPTISHQKTPSQSSVASIEEYTEMLPSYPCGSSRLPSYRHSAFVPTHSYPEECLEMHHLEGGHHRTNSAPHTDDGYMPMSPGVAPVPSGGGAPKGGDYMPMSPKSVSAPQQIINPGRGGRHPPATVDSNGYMMMSPSGSYSPDGGSAGYGKIWTNGAGHHPKLSVESNEGKLPCGGSDYINMSPASGSTTSTPPDCYFGGAGQPGVEEAAAAAHHKPIYSYFSLPRSFKHMHRRGGGGPAAAGEEGSPQPRIALGSGRLLYAAEDSSSSTSSDSLGGGGGAEGGPPQAQPPRKVDTAVQTKGRLARPTRLSLGGPKASTLPRAREQPPLLLPPEPKSPGEYVNIEFIAGEKPAFPAAALGLGLPPPPGDEAAEEYMNMELGPPRGPCPAGFGAARAASAARPGRGAAPGGRDYVTMQLGGAAAGGSCPDCADSPSPCSPARLLSYADVRAGRSAAEKPPPAAAVASPELPRPPAELSAAPPRSSSLLGGPGAGSAFTRVSLSPGRNQSAKVIRADPQGGRRRHSSETFSSTPSAARGAAAGGGGGLGAPFPCGGAGGAEEVKRHSSASFENVWLRPAAEEAAGAPAARREPGPAPALENGLNYIDLDLVKDFSHRRRHHLHPAAEGAALPGGKQPPPPKPPGQPRGSGHSSDDLSAYASISFQKREEM from the exons ATGGCTAGCCCCACAGATAATAACGAGGGCTTCTTCTCAGATGTCAGAAAGGTGGGTTACTTGCGCAAACCCAAGAGCATGCATAAACGCTTTTTCGTGCTGAGGGCAGCCAGTGAGTCTGGACCCGCCCGGCTGGAGTATTACGAGAATGAGAAGAAATGGAGGCACAAGTCAGGGGCCCCCAAGCGCTCCATCCCACTAGAAAGCTGCTTCAACATCAACAAACGGGCTGACTCCAAGAACAAGCACCTGGTGGCCCTCTACACCAAGGACGAGCACTTTGCCATTGCAGCTGACAGCGAGCCTGAACAGGAGAGCTGGTACCAAGCGCTGCTGCAATTGCACAACAGGGCCAAgggccaccaccacctccaccaccatcaccaccaccaccacagtgaCGTCACCTTCGGAGGCAgcagcgtggggctgggggaggcaggtgAGGACAGCTATGGTGAGGTAGCCCCTGGCCCAGCTTTTAAGGAAGTTTGGCAAGTAATTCTGAAGCCTAAGGGCCTAGGCCAGACAAAGAACCTGATTGGCATCTACCGCCTGTGCCTGACTAACAAGACCATCAGCTTTGTGAAGCTGAATTCGGATGCGgctgctgtggtgctgcagctgctcaatATCCGCCGATGTGGTCACTCTGAGAACTTCTTCTTCATCGAGGTGGGGCGCTCGGCCGTCACTGGGCCTGGTGAGTTCTGGATGCAGGTGGACGACTCGGTGGTGGCACAGAACATGCATGAAACCATCCTAGAGGCCATGCGAGCCATGAGCGAGGAATTCCGGCCCCGCAGCAAGAGCCAGTCCTCGTCGAACTGTTCCAACCCCATCTCTGTGCCCCTTCGCAGCAGGCACCATGTCAACAACCCTCCGCCCAGCCAGGTGGGGCTCAGTCGCCGGTCCAGGACCGAGAGCGTCACGGCCACCTCTCCtgctggtggtgggggtggaggTACGGGTGGCAAACCCAGCTCTTTCCGGGTTCGAGCATCGAGCGACGGGGAAGGCACGATGTCAAGGCCTGCTTCTGTGGATGGTAGCCCAGTTAGTCCCAGTGCCAACCGGACCCACTCGCATAGGCACCGTGGCAACTCCAGGCTCCATCCTCCGCTCAACCACAGCCGGTCCATCCCGATGCCTTCCTCACGCTGCTCTCCTTCGGCCACCAGTCCAGTCAGCCTCTCATCCAGCAGCACTAGTGGCCACGGCTCCACCTCGGATTGCCTGTTTCCACGAAGGTCTAGTGCTTCGGTTTCAGGCTCCCCTAGCGATGgtggatttatttcttctgacGAGTATGGTTCCAGCCCGTGTGACTTCCGCAGCTCTTTTCGCAGCGTGACTCCGGATTCGTTGGGGCACACCCCGCCAGCTCGGGGCGATGAGGAGCTCAACTATATCTGCATGGGGGGAAAGGCCACCTCctcttgctgcagcctggcagcccccaATGGCCACTTCGTCCCACGCAGCTGCCACCCGCAGCAGCAGTCCCGCTACCCTGGTACACCGTGCTGTCCTCGAGGCGGTAGCGAGGAGGTTGCCGACTTGGAGAAGGCGTTCAGGAAGCGGACTCACTCAGCAGGCACTTCGCCCACCATCTCCCACCAGAAGACACCCTCGCAGTCTTCGGTGGCCTCCATCGAGGAGTACACGGAGATGTTGCCTTCGTACCCCTGTGGCAGCAGCCGGCTGCCCTCCTACCGGCACTCGGCCTTCGTGCCCACTCACTCCTACCCAGAGGAGTGCCTGGAGATGCACCACCTGGAGGGCGGCCATCATCGGACCAACTCCGCCCCGCACACAGATGATGGCTACATGCCCATGTCGCCTGGCGTAGCCCCCGTGCCCAGCGGTGGGGGGGCCCCCAAGGGCGGCGACTACATGCCCATGAGTCCCAAGAGCGTGTCGGCCCCCCAGCAGATCATCAACCCCGGCAGGGGGGGG CGCCACCCTCCAGCCACGGTGGACTCCAACGGCTACATGATGATGTCTCCCAGCGGCAGCTACTCCCCTGATGGTGGCTCGGCGGGCTATGGCAAGATCTGGACGAACGGTGCCGGCCACCACCCGAAACTCTCCGTGGAGAGCAATGAAGGGAAGCTCCCCTGCGGCGGCAGCGACTACATCAACATGTCCCCGGCCAGCGgctccaccaccagcacccCGCCGGACTGCTACTTCGGGGGCGCGGGGCAGCCGGGTGTGGAGgaggccgccgccgccgcccacCACAAACCCATCTACTCCTACTTCTCGCTGCCGCGCTCCTTCAAGCACATGcaccggcggggcggcggcgggccggcggcggcgggcgaggagggcagcccccagccccgcatcGCGCTCGGCTCCGGCCGCCTCCTCTACGCCGCCGAGGACTCGTCGTCCTCTACCAGCAGCGACAGCctgggcggcggcggcggcgcggagggCGGCCCCCCGCAGGCGCAGCCCCCGCGCAAGGTGGACACGGCGGTGCAGACCAAGGGCCGCCTGGCGCGACCCACGCGGCTGTCGCTGGGCGGCCCCAAGGCCAGCACCCTGCCGCGGGCCCGGGAGCAGCCGCCGCTCCTCCTGCCGCCGGAGCCCAAGAGTCCCGGCGAGTACGTCAACATCGAGTTCATCGCCGGCGAGAAGCCGGCCTTCCCCGCGGCcgccctggggctggggttgccgccgccgccgggcgaCGAGGCCGCCGAGGAGTACATGAACATGGAGCTggggccgccgcggggccccTGCCCGGCCGGCTtcggcgcggcgcgggcggccagcgcggcccggcccggccgagGCGCGGCCCCCGGCGGCCGGGACTACGTGACGATGCAGCtggggggcgccgccgccgggggctCCTGCCCGGACTGCGCCGACAGCCCTTCCCCCTGCTCGCCCGCCCGCCTGCTCAGCTACGCCGACGTGCGGGCGGGCCGCTCCGCCGCCGAGAAgcccccgccggcggcggcggtggccTCCCCGGAGCTGCCGCGGCCGCCGGCCGAGCTGTCGGCGGCGCCGCCGcgctcctcctccctgctcgGGGGCCCCGGCGCGGGCAGCGCCTTCACCCGCGTCAGCCTGAGCCCCGGCCGCAACCAGAGTGCCAAGGTGATCCGCGCCGACCCGCAGGGCGGCCGCCGGCGGCACAGCTCCGAGACCTTCTCGTCCACGCCGAGCGCtgcccgcggggcggcggcgggcggcggcggggggctcggGGCGCCCTTCCCTtgcggcggcgcggggggcgccgAGGAGGTGAAGCGCCACAGCTCGGCCTCCTTCGAGAACGTCTGGCTGCGGCCCGCCGCGGAGGAGGCGGCCGgcgcccccgctgcccgccgggagccgggccccgcgcccgcccTGGAGAACGGGCTCAACTACATCGACCTGGACTTGGTGAAGGACTTCAgccaccgccgccgccaccaCCTGCACCCCGCCGCCGAGGGCGCCGCTCTGCCGGGCGGGaagcagccgccgccgccgaaGCCCCCGGGCCAGCCTCGCGGGAGCGGCCACTCCAGCGACGACCTAAGCGCGTACGCCAGCATCAGCTTCCAGAAGCGGGAGGAGATGTAG